One stretch of Arachis duranensis cultivar V14167 chromosome 1, aradu.V14167.gnm2.J7QH, whole genome shotgun sequence DNA includes these proteins:
- the LOC107468452 gene encoding SNAP25 homologous protein SNAP33, producing MFGSKKSPLKVAKSGSNPFDSDDEDLVKDNKKNSSTKKASSERALVSLENTNPFDDDVVANKNSSSSSYALRSADRNRYKNDFRDSGGLENQSVQELESYAVYKAEETTKSVNNCLKIAENIREDATKTLVTLHQQGEQITRSHYVAADIDQDLSRGEKLLGSLGGLFSKTWKPKKTRAIRGPVLFPDDPVRRNGNHLEQREKLGLTSAPKRQSNLRAPPPEPTNAIEKVEVENKKQDDALSDLSDILGELKGMAIDMGSEIERHNKALNHMYDDVDELNFRMKGANQRGRRLLGK from the exons ATGTTTGGTTCAAAGAAGTCTCCTTTAAAGGTTGCTAAATCTGGGTCAAACCCATTTGATTCTGATGATGAGGATCTTGTAAAGGATAACAAGAAGAATAGTTCTACGAAGAAGGCCTCTTCGGAGCGTGCACTTGTTTCTTTAGAAAACACCAATCCttttgatgatgatgttgttgcTAATAAGAACTCTTCGTCATCTTCGTATGCTCTACGATCGGCTGACCGGAATAGGTATAAGAATGATTTCCGTGACTCTGGTGGGTTAGAGAATCAATCAGTGCAAGAACTGGAGAGCTATGCTGTTTACAAGGCTGAGGAGACTACAAAATCGGTCAACAATTGTTTGAAGATAGCAGAGAACATAAGAGAGGATGCTACCAAGACTCTGGTCACCCTTCATCAACAAGGCGAACAAATCACCAGAAGTCATTATGTTGCTGCTGACATTGATCAAGATTTAAGCAGG GGAGAGAAGCTTTTGGGAAGTCTTGGTGGTCTCTTCTCGAAGACTTGGAAACCAAAAAAGACACGCGCAATTAGAGGACCTGTTCTTTTTCCAG ATGATCCAGTAAGAAGAAATGGTAATCACTTGGAGCAGAGAGAGAAGTTAGGATTGACTTCTGCACCCAAAAGGCAGTCCAATCTGCGGGCACCGCCTCCCGAACCGACGAACGCGATTGAAAAAGTTGAG GTTGAGAACAAGAAGCAAGATGATGCGCTTTCAGATTTAAGTGACATATTGGGAGAGCTCAAAGGCATGGCTATTGACATGGGCTCTGAAATTGAGAG GCATAACAAGGCTCTGAATCATATGTATGATGATGTGGATGAGTTGAATTTCCGAATGAAAGGTGCTAACCAACGTGGCCGCCGTTTACTTGGCAAATAG